Proteins from one Acropora muricata isolate sample 2 chromosome 9, ASM3666990v1, whole genome shotgun sequence genomic window:
- the LOC136927334 gene encoding RNA-binding protein 4B-like: protein MPTKLFVGNVSESCTEDDLKQAFEKYGPIVEHAIKRNYAFVHFEKKEDAETAIKELHESELKGNVIRVLLSTTPHKTGRGGGGGGRAPPYNRDRDRAGYQRGPPRRGYDRGYGPDGGGRYHPYDQRDYYRAPPYPPPYNSRASGSSGYGYYSSYESDYNSRDYYPARSYPSQYDDRGYGSGRAVTYPDVKRQWDR from the coding sequence ATGCCTACCAAATTATTTGTGGGAAATGTCTCCGAGTCATGCACGGAGGACGACTTAAAGCAAGCTTTTGAAAAATACGGTCCCATTGTGGAGCATGCGATAAAAAGAAACTATGCATTTGTTCATTTCGAGAAGAAAGAAGACGCTGAAACTGCGATCAAAGAGCTCCACGAATCTGAGTTAAAAGGCAATGTCATTAGAGTATTACTCTCAACAACTCCGCACAAGACAGGAAGAGGTGGTGGAGGTGGTGGAAGAGCACCTCCATATAACAGGGATCGCGACAGAGCAGGATACCAACGCGGTCCGCCACGAAGAGGTTACGACCGCGGATACGGTCCAGACGGAGGAGGCCGTTATCATCCATATGACCAGCGCGATTACTATCGAGCCCCGCCATACCCACCTCCATACAACAGTCGAGCATCAGGCAGCTCTGGCTATGGGTATTATAGTTCATATGAGAGTGACTATAACTCGAGAGATTATTATCCCGCACGAAGTTATCCATCACAATATGATGACCGAGGATATGGTAGTGGAAGGGCAGTCACTTATCCAGACGTTAAGAGGCAATGGGACCGCTAA